One segment of Pseudanabaena sp. PCC 6802 DNA contains the following:
- a CDS encoding peptidase inhibitor family I36 protein, translating to MAVLTTVAGATIGGALPARAQEAVELFRDYNFSGQVLRLDSPGYHALPSYFTRQVSSIVVPNGYSITLYEDRNQAGRAVSLGSGRHNLNDFNDLATSVFVRRVAESPNENDKPGVEFFSDYDFTGERLKVDTLGYYAMPGYFNDKISSLIVPSGYEVTLYEDYNQAGRSIKLGAGRHNVSRFNDRISSVVIRQISAENPTPIPGRREVQLYQDFDYQGDRLVVDRTGYYAIPRYFDNRLSSIIVPKGYEVTLYEHYERGGRSIVLRAGRHNLTGFNDVVSSLVVRDVQEANNPDNAPIPGRREVQFFDDFNYRGDRLVVDRTGYYAVPPYFTRRISSVIVPKGYEVTLYTGYNQSGNSITLQPGRHNLTNFNDAVASAVIRRIGEDSDDPQYSPNPSAERLRQRVERQFVGRRIEQAISQIRFAGYQPSLDGRGRVVFTLVNPDGSYRVTLNHNPRTNIIESVEVR from the coding sequence ATGGCTGTCTTGACTACTGTAGCTGGCGCAACCATAGGGGGAGCGCTTCCAGCGCGCGCGCAGGAGGCAGTTGAGTTATTTAGGGATTACAACTTTAGCGGGCAAGTATTGAGACTGGATAGTCCTGGCTACCATGCTTTGCCCAGCTATTTTACCCGTCAGGTATCTAGCATAGTAGTTCCCAATGGCTACTCTATTACGCTCTACGAAGACCGCAACCAGGCTGGTCGTGCCGTGTCTTTGGGAAGCGGTCGCCACAATCTGAACGACTTTAACGATCTTGCTACCTCAGTCTTTGTTAGACGCGTAGCTGAAAGTCCAAATGAGAATGACAAGCCAGGAGTGGAATTCTTCAGCGACTACGATTTTACTGGGGAGCGTCTAAAGGTCGATACTCTGGGTTACTACGCCATGCCCGGTTACTTCAACGACAAGATCTCCAGTTTGATCGTCCCCAGCGGCTACGAAGTTACTCTCTATGAAGATTACAACCAGGCTGGGCGCTCTATTAAGCTAGGGGCTGGCCGTCATAATGTTAGTAGATTCAATGACAGAATTTCCTCTGTCGTAATTAGACAGATTAGTGCTGAGAATCCCACTCCCATCCCCGGTCGCAGAGAAGTGCAACTCTATCAGGATTTTGACTATCAGGGCGATCGCCTGGTAGTAGATCGCACGGGTTACTATGCTATTCCCCGCTACTTCGACAATCGCCTCTCTAGTATTATCGTTCCCAAGGGATACGAGGTCACTCTCTACGAACATTACGAGCGGGGGGGGCGATCGATTGTACTCAGGGCTGGTCGCCATAATTTGACCGGGTTCAATGACGTAGTGTCATCGCTCGTGGTTAGAGACGTACAAGAGGCAAACAATCCTGATAATGCTCCAATTCCAGGTCGCAGAGAAGTACAGTTTTTCGATGACTTTAATTACAGAGGCGATCGCCTGGTAGTGGACAGAACTGGCTATTATGCCGTCCCGCCCTACTTTACCAGGCGTATATCCAGCGTCATCGTACCGAAGGGATACGAAGTCACTTTATATACGGGATACAACCAGAGTGGAAACTCGATTACCTTGCAACCCGGTCGTCACAATTTGACTAACTTCAATGATGCGGTCGCATCGGCGGTAATTCGACGGATTGGTGAGGATAGCGACGATCCTCAATATTCCCCCAATCCCTCGGCAGAACGGCTCAGGCAGAGAGTAGAACGGCAATTTGTGGGGCGACGCATCGAGCAGGCGATCTCGCAAATTCGGTTTGCTGGCTACCAACCCTCCCTTGACGGTAGAGGTCGTGTAGTTTTCACGCTGGTTAACCCCGATGGCAGCTACCGCGTTACGCTCAATCACAACCCTCGCACCAATATCATCGAGAGCGTGGAAGTGAGATAA
- a CDS encoding eIF2A-related protein, protein MNTETALELVDKALAPEHLTDIQETVFRFAWEGMGYPEIAVQAGYDAEHIKRVGANLWQKLTKALGRKVSKSNIRSALQRYARDRAISTSPPPVRELHPAVPLNFQDLTEVVNVVTFYGRAEEIATLSDWILGDRAQLVAVLGMGGIGKTSLAVKLTQQIEEQFEYVIWRSLRNAPPIADLLASLIKFLSHGQDLDFSDSTDRKIARLMEYLRSSRCLLIFDNFESLFKDNELVGSYREGYEKYGDILHRIAEEQHQSCLVLTSRDRPEEVALSEGATTSVRSLYLSGLLSNEALEVLRAKGLSGSEASQKSLVEIYRGNPLALKIVATSIHELFAGRVEEFLEQATSAFNGIWGMLDRQFGRSTDLEKQVMSWLAINREPVALSELYEDIVPTASKRKLMEALESLVRRSLIEQSAAGFTQQPVVMEYVTDRLIENAIAELKTGDIQFLNRYALLKATAKDYVRASQIRIILEPIATNLRTSFSLAAIDRCFRQIIANWQENFSHTPGYLGGNLINLLCQMQVDLTGYDFSNLAIWQAQLQSDRFHRVNFSNAHFAKSTFSEAMLNILCAEFSPDGKLLVTSDGTGTVRLWSIEEGRQIQNFKGHIGWVLSATFSPDGKNIASCGIDATIKLWDISTGQCLHTLDEPHMRNLVSFSPDGTLLASSDINGTIRLWDVKDGKCLKTLEGHTNVIRPLFFSPDGTLLASGSEDQTIRIWHVNTGECLYVLQGHTREVWAVAWSPDGKLLASGGGDRTVKFWQVSTGECWKTIEGIQIGFVWSVAFSPDGRTLAVAGESPAISLWEIETSQCVQTWQGHSRRIWTVDFSLRGDTLVSAGEDHTVRLWQVATGQCLKTFQGYASNFWSVTFSPDGQYLAGSTDAQTVMLYDAEGEYIKALQGHTNAVMSLAFSADSRWLASGSYDRTVRVWDVSTWQCPIVLRGHTGFVFYVTFSPDGQTLASGSADNTIKIWDIKTGQCLRTIEGHTGWVFSVAWSPDGKAIASGSDRCIKLWDTSTWQCFKAFEEDESWVSSLHWSADSQTLLSNGMGLTVKVWDVRAETSPQILRGHAGSVSAVRFSPDGDTVASGSFDLTIKLWHRHTGEHLHTLTGHTNWIWGVGFHPNGHMLASASQDETIRLWDVKTGECLKTLIPPKPYEGMNIKDSRGLNEAQKDTLKALGAI, encoded by the coding sequence ATGAACACCGAGACTGCCCTTGAGTTAGTAGACAAAGCCCTTGCACCAGAACACCTGACCGACATCCAGGAAACAGTATTTCGCTTCGCTTGGGAGGGTATGGGGTATCCCGAAATTGCCGTCCAGGCAGGCTACGATGCCGAACACATCAAGCGGGTTGGGGCCAATCTCTGGCAAAAGCTGACAAAGGCTTTGGGGCGGAAAGTTAGCAAAAGCAATATTCGTAGCGCTCTGCAACGATATGCCCGCGATCGCGCCATTTCAACATCCCCTCCTCCCGTCCGCGAGCTGCATCCCGCAGTTCCGCTCAATTTTCAGGACTTAACAGAGGTTGTTAATGTTGTCACCTTTTACGGACGCGCCGAGGAAATCGCCACGCTGAGCGATTGGATACTTGGAGATCGCGCTCAGTTGGTTGCCGTTCTGGGTATGGGTGGGATTGGCAAGACCTCCCTAGCCGTCAAGCTAACCCAGCAGATCGAAGAACAATTTGAGTACGTCATCTGGCGCAGTCTCCGCAACGCACCCCCGATCGCCGATCTGCTCGCCTCCCTGATTAAATTCCTCTCCCACGGGCAAGACCTCGACTTCTCAGACTCAACCGATCGCAAGATCGCACGATTGATGGAATATCTGCGTTCCTCCCGTTGTTTGCTGATCTTCGATAACTTTGAATCCCTCTTCAAAGATAACGAACTCGTAGGCAGTTATCGTGAAGGATACGAAAAGTATGGCGACATCCTACACCGAATTGCCGAAGAACAGCATCAAAGCTGTCTGGTTCTGACCAGCCGCGATCGCCCCGAAGAAGTCGCTCTGTCAGAAGGTGCTACAACATCCGTGCGATCGCTCTACCTGTCGGGTTTGCTATCGAACGAAGCGCTAGAAGTCTTGAGGGCAAAAGGACTCTCTGGTTCGGAAGCATCGCAAAAAAGCCTGGTGGAAATCTATCGCGGCAATCCCCTCGCTTTAAAAATCGTTGCCACTTCCATCCACGAATTATTTGCAGGTCGGGTTGAGGAATTTCTGGAACAGGCGACATCTGCCTTTAACGGCATTTGGGGCATGTTAGATCGGCAGTTCGGTCGCTCCACCGATCTAGAGAAACAGGTGATGTCCTGGTTGGCAATTAATCGCGAGCCTGTGGCGCTATCCGAGCTATATGAAGATATCGTACCGACCGCATCCAAAAGGAAATTAATGGAAGCATTAGAATCTTTGGTGCGTCGATCGCTAATCGAACAAAGTGCGGCAGGCTTTACCCAACAACCTGTGGTCATGGAATACGTCACCGATCGTTTAATCGAGAACGCGATCGCAGAGCTAAAAACTGGCGACATTCAATTCTTGAATCGTTATGCTTTATTGAAAGCTACGGCGAAGGACTACGTGAGAGCCAGCCAAATTCGCATCATTTTAGAACCGATCGCTACCAACTTGCGAACCAGTTTTAGCCTCGCGGCAATTGACAGGTGCTTCAGGCAGATTATCGCTAACTGGCAGGAAAATTTTTCTCATACACCTGGTTACCTTGGTGGAAATTTAATCAATCTCTTGTGCCAAATGCAAGTCGATCTGACAGGCTATGACTTCTCCAATTTAGCGATTTGGCAAGCACAACTCCAGAGCGATCGCTTTCATCGCGTCAATTTCTCCAACGCCCACTTCGCCAAATCGACATTTAGCGAAGCCATGCTGAACATTCTCTGCGCGGAATTTAGCCCCGATGGCAAACTTTTAGTCACGAGCGATGGAACTGGAACCGTGCGTCTCTGGAGTATAGAAGAAGGACGACAAATCCAGAACTTTAAAGGTCACATCGGCTGGGTGCTCTCTGCCACATTCAGTCCCGATGGCAAAAACATCGCCAGTTGCGGGATCGATGCCACCATCAAACTCTGGGATATCAGTACGGGTCAGTGTTTGCATACCCTAGACGAACCACACATGCGAAATCTCGTCAGTTTCAGTCCCGATGGCACACTGCTGGCAAGTAGCGATATCAATGGCACGATTAGACTGTGGGATGTCAAGGATGGAAAGTGCCTGAAAACTCTGGAAGGGCACACCAACGTCATCCGTCCGTTGTTCTTTAGCCCTGATGGAACTTTGCTAGCTAGTGGCAGCGAAGACCAAACGATTAGGATTTGGCATGTCAACACGGGGGAGTGTTTGTACGTCTTGCAAGGTCACACCCGTGAAGTTTGGGCAGTAGCATGGAGTCCTGATGGGAAACTGCTGGCCAGCGGTGGTGGGGATAGAACTGTAAAGTTCTGGCAGGTCAGCACGGGCGAGTGCTGGAAAACCATAGAAGGAATTCAAATTGGATTTGTCTGGTCGGTGGCGTTCAGTCCCGATGGTCGCACCTTAGCGGTGGCGGGTGAATCGCCTGCCATTAGTTTGTGGGAAATCGAAACCAGTCAGTGCGTGCAGACATGGCAGGGGCACAGCAGGCGAATTTGGACGGTAGATTTTAGCCTGCGCGGGGATACGCTGGTCAGTGCGGGAGAAGACCATACCGTCAGGCTGTGGCAGGTTGCTACCGGACAATGCCTCAAAACCTTTCAAGGCTATGCTAGCAACTTCTGGTCGGTGACGTTCAGTCCAGACGGCCAATACTTAGCAGGTAGCACCGATGCCCAGACGGTAATGTTGTACGATGCCGAGGGGGAATACATCAAAGCCTTACAGGGGCATACCAATGCTGTCATGTCTCTAGCTTTCAGCGCAGATAGCCGCTGGCTTGCTAGTGGCAGCTACGATCGCACCGTGCGAGTATGGGATGTCAGTACGTGGCAATGCCCGATCGTCTTGCGCGGACATACGGGTTTTGTCTTTTATGTCACCTTCAGTCCAGACGGTCAAACCCTGGCGAGTGGAAGTGCCGATAATACGATTAAGATTTGGGATATCAAGACTGGGCAGTGTCTCAGAACCATAGAAGGACATACGGGCTGGGTATTTTCAGTGGCCTGGAGTCCCGACGGAAAAGCGATCGCCAGTGGCAGCGATCGCTGCATCAAGCTATGGGATACCAGCACCTGGCAATGTTTTAAAGCATTTGAAGAAGATGAAAGCTGGGTATCTTCCCTGCACTGGAGCGCAGACAGTCAAACGCTGCTCAGTAACGGCATGGGGCTAACGGTGAAGGTATGGGATGTTCGCGCCGAAACCAGCCCGCAAATTTTGCGAGGGCATGCTGGTTCTGTATCAGCGGTCAGGTTCAGCCCTGATGGCGATACGGTGGCTAGCGGCAGTTTCGATCTGACAATTAAGCTCTGGCATCGACATACAGGGGAACATTTGCACACCCTCACAGGTCATACCAATTGGATTTGGGGTGTTGGCTTTCATCCCAACGGACACATGCTTGCCAGTGCGAGCCAGGATGAAACTATTCGCCTTTGGGATGTCAAGACAGGCGAGTGCCTGAAAACACTAATTCCGCCGAAGCCCTACGAAGGCATGAATATTAAGGATTCTCGGGGTTTGAACGAAGCCCAGAAAGATACGCTAAAAGCTTTGGGGGCAATTTAA
- a CDS encoding transposase: MQLNQYGQIIAEEWQRSSVIRNEIELDLWVVMPNHFHGIVIITDNVGANGRSPLPPSMQSDCSSLPNRSFPRSSMQPKSLSSLVAGFKSATTKRINIARNSPSSPVWQRNYYEHIVRDESSFQKIRQYIQTNPIAWKIDQLHPDCPSKW; the protein is encoded by the coding sequence ATGCAGTTGAATCAATACGGGCAAATTATCGCCGAAGAATGGCAGCGATCTTCCGTAATTCGGAATGAAATCGAATTGGATTTGTGGGTGGTTATGCCCAACCATTTCCACGGAATTGTCATCATTACCGATAACGTAGGGGCGAACGGCCGTTCGCCCCTACCACCATCGATGCAATCCGATTGTTCATCCCTGCCCAATCGTTCGTTCCCACGATCGTCAATGCAACCCAAATCCCTATCATCATTGGTTGCAGGATTCAAATCCGCCACCACCAAACGTATCAATATTGCACGCAATTCCCCCTCTTCCCCAGTGTGGCAGCGCAATTATTACGAACACATCGTTCGCGATGAATCGTCATTCCAAAAGATTCGTCAGTATATCCAAACGAATCCGATCGCATGGAAAATTGACCAACTGCATCCCGATTGTCCGTCTAAATGGTGA